One genomic window of Micropterus dolomieu isolate WLL.071019.BEF.003 ecotype Adirondacks linkage group LG06, ASM2129224v1, whole genome shotgun sequence includes the following:
- the snai2 gene encoding zinc finger protein SNAI2 has translation MPRSFLVKKHTNSAKKPNYSELESPTVFFTPHIYRGLPLPVIPQPEILNPAAYSPITVWTTSNLPLSPLPSDLSPISGYPSSLSDTSSKDHSGSESPRSDEDEQMLPKLTDPHGVDAEKFQCSLCSKSYSTYSGLLKHKQLHCDAQTRKSFSCKYCEKEYVSLGALKMHIRTHTLPCVCKICGKAFSRPWLLQGHIRTHTGEKPFSCPHCNRAFADRSNLRAHLQTHSDVKKYQCKNCSKTFSRMSLLHKHEESGCCVAH, from the exons tgtTCTTCACCCCGCACATCTACAGGGGCCTCCCCCTGCCTGTCATCCCCCAGCCGGAGATCCTGAACCCGGCAGCGTACAGCCCCATCACAGTGTGGACTACCAGCAACTTGCCGCTGTCTCCGCTCCCCAGTGACCTCTCTCCAATATCCGGATACCCCTCATCGCTCTCCGACACCTCCTCTAAAGACCACAGCGGCTCTGAAAGCCCGAGGAGTGATGAAGACGAGCAGATGCTGCCCAAGCTGACAGACCCTCACGGAGTGGATGCAGAGAAATTCCAATGCAGTTTGTGTAGCAAGTCCTACTCAACGTACTCTGGACTGCTCAAGCATAAACAGCTGCACTGCGACGCCCAAACGAGGAAATCCTTCAGCTGTAAATACTGCGAGAAGGAGTATGTAAGCCTGGGAGCTCTCAAAATGCACATCAGGACTCACACTTTGCcttgtgtttgcaaaatatgcGGGAAAGCTTTCTCCAGACCGTGGCTGCTCCAAGGACACATCAGGACGCACACCG GAGAGAAGCCGTTTTCCTGCCCTCACTGCAACAGGGCTTTTGCGGACAGGTCCAATCTCAGGGCTCACCTACAGACCCATTCGGATGTGAAAAAATACCAATGCAAGAACTGCTCCAAAACCTTCTCCAGGATGTCTCTTCTGCACAAGCATGAGGAATCTGGTTGTTGTGTAGCACACTGA